The following proteins are co-located in the Palaemon carinicauda isolate YSFRI2023 chromosome 3, ASM3689809v2, whole genome shotgun sequence genome:
- the LOC137633170 gene encoding uncharacterized protein, which produces MTELKRLITSRKFVRKSVTESFNQRDQFILLEASDKLALESKLTDNMARLKDLDLQIQGIKWSSEENESELMEELEACENYQDKLRSSLFKLQSPVPTTPSPPTPALPLLKRPTAPLPRYSGQENEDLTKFLSQFEAVINRYEYSDYEKLLLLKQQITGRALVLIDSLESHNQGYSKAKELLEKALASPDVQKFSTIKQLSELNLDKCDDPFEYVSKVKGIIENVQISDNFFTACTRYSHHKKKVKVTDHSVDMAINVNFTPEGTSGATAKCYPCSLCSTVQEKASHNIRDCTNFISPVSKVEKLKSIDGCTRCGLASHSTEKCRYKFRYRCANCKGFHWNYLCTHPGENQSNDMGKKNLDLNKKKFHEKNKDKKDTKAKTPAERSENNITTITEALNNSSEGDTILPTFTCNISGSNVRCMKDSGCQSNFISEELASKLNLPVIRESIKLTVNGINVPRSYDTKIVEVEMKFDRDSRVIYALCLPNINITLNLPKLNSVVNGFLSKGYKLADTRLLDGSEDISDIQLILGSKSSYCIPETEILFGEKSIYSRTPHGVVLKGATETILHDLPYLPYAPEVSSSSYISITNRTPDYLPSEEAKFCQTSNIDFGKIEIRNESFVLEGEDDEVSGLVDIEKDVLDSVCDEALDRETSIYSETVEIHTQLVNYVLEKTARNGEGRLVMPLLWNPRVSHLLGHNFNISEKILSGLQRKFQGNLDDKLKQINVVFKEQADAGIIERIENLDKFKKEHPESSFMPFMGIFKPDHETTKCRVVFLSNLSDKGSMNHNQTMHAGPTLNQKLSTSIINLRFGSKLCCFDIKKAFNNIGLEEVDQNRLCFLWFRNLEDGDFSIIGYKNSRLPFGLRCSPALLMLGLYKILILDSTNDSFPLMKLKRTIYQLSYMDNCAFTAETSECLLWMYTMLEDIFSPYKFSLQQFLSNDISLQKEIDKIQETETPTKSKLLGLEWDRMSDTLSTKPIQLDINSSTKRQVLSTIASQFDLLNFNGPILNRARLFLHRLQCRPELDWDEKLTAPLINEWKNICKQANSAPSVEFPRNFGARTDKYKLVGFADSSKVLFGAAVYLYNINTNKVYFILARNKLVSKQLESKSIPSLELQALALTVETVKDLKNELSGFGCIDPIEIVGCEVYSDSLVVLTWLQSYALKLDKLQKKQPFILNRLEYINKLCEDSCMKFSFVSGEDNPADCITRPLSFRQLMKTNYITGPKFITESESNVICSDSTLSFIIPGLFESKRVHKVETNCGSACSPHVGSEHLFPFNRVSSFEKAVRVHAVVLRFCSILKSKFKSKNPALDHFEVEDEGFNFYDEACRQIIIRDQHVHFPDVFDYFHSKQKQLKNLPNIVAQLNLFLDSDGMVRVKSKCRRLKEVQHLNKFNYPLLLSKDSVLVPLIIRELHVKLSHAGCYPLLAELRRNFWITHIYSAVKKVLSNCITCKRLNERVIKLNQSHYPEFRINPENIPYRQIFIDHMGPFKIKNDQGNTVKEFGIPSLCLSDLGSQFVAGANQISSFLSDYETNAYLQEHGIKSFKFEQYYKGCNQLGSLVESCVKLTKRLLFGAMRNNILPLRDFDFIVHKTIHLVNRRPISFKESLRDSSGESIPEIITPEMLIHGRELVSINIIPQLQGPTDADPEFNADQIPSSLLKLQNVRHNLIKIYNEEFVGNLIYQAVNKKDRYKPVQHKELKVGDIVLLKEPLAKPCNYPMGRIKEIVTNINNEVTAVRVFKGKNGEILKRHSSSIIPLLSVPSDDEKQGVPDTKNVHNVSSRPKRKAAIQGAAKIHQILAESD; this is translated from the exons ATGACTGAACTGAAGAGATTAATAACTTCTCGGAAGTTTGTAAGAAAGTCTGTTACGGAGTCTTTTAATCAACGTGATCAGTTCATCTTACTTGAAGCTTCAGATAAGCTAGCACTTGAGTCTAAGTTGACTGACAACATGGCACGTTTGAAGGATTTGGATCTTCAAATACAGGGTATTAAATGGAGTTCTGAAGAAAACGAAAGTGAACTAATGGAAGAATTGGAGgcctgtgaaaattatcaagacaAACTACGTTCGTCTTTATTTAAGCTCCAATCGCCTGTACCGACTACACCATCACCCCCTACTCCAGCTCTTCCCCTTTTGAAGAGACCAACAGCTCCTTTACCTCGATACTCTGGTCAAGAGAACGAAGATCTAACCAAATTTCTATCTCAGTTTGAGGCAGTTATAAACAGGTATGAATACTCTGACTACGAAAAGCTTTTGCTCTTAAAGCAGCAGATAACTGGAAGAGCCTTGGTTTTGATAGATTCCTTGGAGTCTCATAACCAAGGATATAGTAAAGCAAAGGAGCTCTTAGAAAAGGCACTTGCTTCTCCAGACGTTCAGAAATTCAGCACCATCAAGCAGCTATCTGAGCTAAACTTGGACAAATGTGATGACCCATTTGAATATGTATCCAAAGTTAAAGGTATAATAGAGAATGTCC AGATTAGTGATAATTTCTTCACTGCCTGCACAAGATACAGTCATCATAAGAAGAAAGTGAAAGTAACAGATCATTCTGTGGATATGGCAATAAATGTGAACTTCACACCAGAGGGAACTAGTGGAGCTACTGCAAAATGTTATCCATGCTCCTTGTGTAGCACAGTCCAAGAAAAGGCTAGCCATAACATCAGAGATTGTACGAACTTTATTTCTCCTGTTTCCAAAGTCGAGAAATTGAAGAGTATCGATGGATGTACTAGATGTGGCCTGGCATCACATTCTACTGAAAAGTGCAGATACAAATTTCGATATCGGTGTGCAAATTGCAAAggttttcattggaattacttgtgCACTCATCCAGGGGAAAATCAATCCAATGACATGGGTAAAAAGAATCTGGACCTTAACAAGAAAAAGTTCCATGAAAAAAACAAGGACAAGAAAGACACAAAGGCGAAAACTCCTGCGGAAAGATCCGAGAATAACATTACTACTATTACAGAGGCTTTGAATAACTCAAGTGAGGGAGAtacgattcttccaaccttcacgtGTAACATAAGTGGATCCAATGTGCGTTGTATGAAAGACAGTGGATGTCAATCCAATTTTATATCTGAAGAGTTGGCCAGCAAATTGAATCTACCCGTCATACGAGAGAGTATTAAACTTACTGTGAATGGTATCAATGTCCCTAGAAGTTATGACACCAAAATTGTTGAGGTGGAAATGAAATTTGACAGGGATTCAAGAGTCATTTATGCATTGTGCcttccaaatataaatattactttgaatCTTCCCAAGTTGAACAGCGTTGTGAATGGATTTCTGTCAAAAGGATATAAATTGGCAGATACAAGACTTTTGGATGGTTCAGAAGATATttctgatattcagcttatttTGGGATCAAAATCCAGCTATTGCATACCTGAGACTGAAATTTTATTCGGAGAGAAATCTATATATTCAAGAACTCCTCATGGCGTAGTTTTAAAGGGAGCAACCGAGACTATTTTACATGATCTGCCTTATCTACCATATGCCCCTGAAGTCTCGTCGTCTTCCTACATTTCTATAACTAATAGAACCCCAGACTACCTGCCTTCAGAAGAAGCTAAGTTTTGTCAAACCTCTAATATAGATTTTGGTAAAATCGAGATTAGAAATGAATCATTTGTTTTggaaggagaggatgatgaagtCAGTGGGTTAGTTGATATTGAAAAGGATGTACTTGATTCTGTTTGTGACGAAGCATTGGATAGAGAGACTTCAATATACTCTGAAACTGTTGAAATCCATACTCAGTTGGTCAATTACGTTTTAGAGAAAACTGCAAGGAATGGTGAAGGGAGGCTGGTAATGCCATTACTCTGGAACCCTAGAGTTTCTCACCTTTTGGGACATAActtcaatatatcagagaaaatactgtcaggcttgcaaagaaaatttcaaggaaatttagaTGATAAACTGAAGCAGATAAATGTGGTATTTAAAGAGCAAGCAGATGCTGGTataattgagagaattgaaaatcttgataaattcaagaaggagcatccagagtccagtttcatgccttttatgggcatttttaagCCTGATCATGAGACCACAAAATGTAGGGTTGTATTCCTATCCAATTTGAGTGACAAAGGAAGTATGAATCACAATCAAACTATGCATGCAGGTCCCACATTAAATCAGAAACTCTCCACTTCCATTATCAATTTGAGGTTCGGAAGCAAATTATGTTGCTTTGATATAAAGAAGGCATTCAACAATATAGGTCTTGAGGAAGTCGACCAAAATcgcctttgttttttatggtttagaaatcttgaagatggagatttttcaattattggctaTAAGAATAGTAGACTTCCTTTTGGGCTTCGATGTTCACCTGCATTATTAATGCTTGGGTTATACAAGATATTGATACTGGATTCTACCAATGATTCTTTTCCATTGATGAAACTCAAGAGAACCATTTATCAGTTGtcttatatggacaactgtgcatTTACGGCAGAAACGTCTGAGTGTTTGTTGTGGATGTATACaatgttggaggatattttcaGTCCTTATAAGTTTTCACTTCAGCAGTTTTTATCAAATGACATATCATTACAGAAAGAAATTGACAAAATTCAGGAAACAGAAACTCCGACAAAAAGTAAACTGCTGGGACTTGAGTGGGATCGAATGAGTGATACATTGTCTACAAAGCCCATACAACTGGatataaattcatcaacaaaaagacaagttttatctactatagcttcacagttcgatcttcttaatttcaatggacctatacTGAATCGAGCCAGATTGTTTCTACACAGATTGCAGTGTAGACCAGAACTAGATTGGGATGAAAAGCTTACAGCTCCTTTGATCAATGAATGGAAGAATATCTGCAAGCAGGCCAATTCTGCACCTTCTGTAGAGTTCCCACGGAATTTTGGTGCTCGTACTGACAAATATAAATTGGTTGGGTTTGCTGATAGTAGTAAGGTTCTGTTTGGCGCTGCAGTGTATCTGTATAACATAAATACAAATAAGGTCTACTTTATTTTAGCAAGAAATAAACTGGTGAGTAAACAATTGGAGTCAAAATCCATACCAAGCTTGGAATTACAAGCTCTTGCATTAACTGTAGAAACTGTAAAGGATTTGAAGAATGAACTTTCAGGATTTGGCTGCATTGATCCTATTGAGATAGTTGGATGCGAAGTCTACTCTGACAGTTTGGTGGTACTGACCTGGCTGCAGTCTTACGCCTTGAAACTTGACAAACTGCAAAAAAAGCAACCCTTTATACTCAATAGGTTAGAGTATATCAATAAGCTGTGTGAGGATTCTTGTATGAAATTTTCTTTTGTGTCTGGAGAAGATAATCCAGCAGACTGCATCACCAGACCTTTATCCTTTAGGCAGCTAATGAAAACAAACTATATAACTGGTCCTAAGTTCATTACAGAGAGCGAAAGCAATGTGATCTGTAGTGACAGCACATTGTCTTTCATCATACCTGGATTATTTGAATCAAAACGAGTGCATAAAGTGGAGACAAATTGTGGTAGTGCTTGTTCACCTCATGTGGGCTCGGAACATCTTTTCCCTTTTAATAGGGTTTCTAGTTTTGAGAAGGCTGTGAGAGTGCATGCGGTGGTGCTCAGGTTCTGCAGCATTTTGAAATCTAAGTTTAAAAGTAAAAATCCAGCTCTAGATCATTTTGAAGTTGAAGATGAAGGTTTTAACTTTTATGATGAAGCTTGTAGGCAGATTATAATCAGGGATCAACATGTTCACTTCCCAGAtgtctttgattattttcactcaaaacagaagcagttgaagaatctgcctaacattgttgcacagttgaacttgtttcttgattcggatggcatggtgagggtaaaaagtaaatgccGAAGATTGAAGGAAGTCCAACATCTTAACAAATTCAACTATCCTTTACTACTATCGAAGGACAGTGTGCTGGTTCCTCTGATTATAAGGGAATTGCACGTGAAGCTCTCACATGCTGGTTGTTATCCTTTGTTGGCGGAACTTAGAAGAAACTTTTGGATTACCCATATATACTCGGCTGTGAAGAAAGTTCTGTCAAACTGCATTACTTGTAAGAGATTAAATGAAAGGGTAATCAAATTAAATCAAAGTCATTACCCAGAGTTCAGGATTAATCCTGAGAACATACCGTACAGAcagattttcattgatcatatgggtccaTTTAAAATAAAGAATGATCAAGGAAATACTGTCAAG GAATTTGGTATTCCTTCCTTATGTCTGTCTGATTTGGGATCGCAATTCGTTGCTGGTGCAAATCAGATCTCTAGTTTCTTGAGCGATTACGAGACAAATGCATACTTACAAGAACATGGAATTAAATCCTTTAAATTTGAGCAATATTACAAAGGATGTAATCAACTCGGCTCGTTAGTAGAGTCTTGTGTGAAACTAACCAAGCGCTTATTATTTGGAGCAATGCGCAATAATATTCTTCCCCTTcgggattttgattttattgttcacaAAACTATACATTTGGTGAACAGAAGGCCAATTTCATTTAAAGAGTCTCTTAGGGACTCTTCAGGAGAGAGCATTCCAGAAATCATTACCCCAGAGATGTTGATTCATGGCAGAGAATTGGTTTCCATCAATATAATCCCTCAACTACAAGGCCCAACAGATGCCGATCCAGAATTCAATGCAGATCAGATTCCTTCATCATTACTGAAACTACAAAATGTACGACATAATCTCATtaaaatatacaatgaagaatTTGTTGGGAATCTGATATATCAAGCCGTGAATAAAAAAGACCGATacaagcccgttcaacataaagaaCTTAAAGTTGGAGATATAGTACTTTTGAAGGAACCCTTAGCTAAACCCTGTAATTATCCAATGGGACGCATTAAGGAAATTGtaacaaatataaacaatgaagttacgGCTGTGAGGGTCTTTAAAGGgaaaaatggagaaatattaaaacgGCACTCTAGTTCTATAATTCCTCTTTTGTCAGTCCCAAGCGATGATGAGAAGCAAGGTGTACCTGACACTAAGAATGTTCATAATGTATCATCACGTCCTAAAAGAAAAGCAGCTATACAGGGGGCTGCCAAAATTCACCAAATTTTGGCTGAATCTGATTAG